One window of Dehalococcoidia bacterium genomic DNA carries:
- the truB gene encoding tRNA pseudouridine(55) synthase TruB, producing the protein MSVNGILNINKPARKTSLDIVTLVRRWSRQQHIGHAGTLDPEATGVLPICLGQAARVSPFIVAARKTYQAEIELGVATDTYDAEGKVTKRVDPSHITREQVEGLFPSLSGTILQKPPMYSALKHQGKRLYKLARAGITVEREERKVEVFRLELLQWHPPFFTIEVECGKGTYIRSMAHDLGQALGCGAYITRLVRLRCGPINITDSLTLPQLEDAFRHNYWQDFLYPMDMVLEHWIAAIVGEEKERAISNGRPLALNISDDKGHCRAYSLDGRFLAVLRFLPQERVWQPEKVFPSER; encoded by the coding sequence TTGAGCGTTAACGGGATCCTCAACATCAATAAGCCCGCCAGGAAAACCTCCTTAGATATTGTCACTCTGGTGAGGCGGTGGAGCAGGCAGCAACACATTGGGCACGCTGGCACCCTGGACCCAGAAGCCACCGGTGTATTACCCATCTGCCTGGGACAAGCAGCAAGGGTGAGCCCATTTATCGTAGCAGCTAGAAAAACGTATCAGGCTGAGATTGAGCTAGGAGTAGCCACCGATACCTACGATGCAGAGGGTAAGGTGACCAAAAGGGTTGACCCCTCCCATATTACCAGAGAACAGGTAGAGGGGTTGTTTCCCTCCCTCAGTGGCACCATCCTTCAGAAACCCCCCATGTATAGTGCCCTGAAGCACCAGGGGAAACGCCTCTATAAGCTCGCCCGCGCCGGCATCACAGTGGAAAGGGAGGAGAGAAAGGTTGAGGTCTTTCGCCTGGAACTCCTCCAGTGGCATCCTCCCTTTTTTACTATCGAGGTGGAGTGTGGCAAGGGTACCTATATTCGCTCCATGGCCCACGACCTTGGCCAGGCACTCGGCTGTGGCGCCTACATCACGAGATTGGTCCGCCTTAGGTGCGGACCAATCAACATCACCGATAGTCTAACCCTTCCCCAACTTGAGGATGCCTTCCGCCATAACTACTGGCAGGACTTCCTTTACCCCATGGATATGGTGCTGGAGCATTGGATAGCCGCCATCGTGGGCGAGGAAAAGGAGCGTGCCATCAGCAACGGTCGCCCTCTGGCTCTGAACATTAGTGACGATAAAGGCCATTGCCGCGCCTACTCCCTTGACGGCCGCTTCCTCGCCGTGCTACGCTTCCTGCCGCAGGAGAGAGTATGGCAACCGGAAAAGGTATTCCCCAGTGAGCGATAG
- a CDS encoding YlxR family protein encodes MTTTSQKKKQPLPKHVPQRTCIGCGEVKPKRELIRIVRTESGSVTIDPTAKRSGRGVYLCKAKSCWVAGLKKERLDRALRTKIAAEDRRGLDQYREMLHS; translated from the coding sequence ATGACCACTACATCCCAGAAAAAGAAGCAGCCGCTGCCAAAACACGTGCCACAGCGTACCTGTATCGGTTGCGGTGAGGTAAAACCGAAGCGGGAGCTTATCCGCATCGTGCGCACCGAAAGCGGTAGTGTGACCATCGACCCAACCGCGAAGAGATCGGGACGAGGGGTCTATTTATGTAAAGCAAAGTCCTGCTGGGTAGCAGGGCTGAAAAAAGAGCGTCTCGACCGAGCCTTACGGACGAAGATCGCAGCGGAGGACCGCAGAGGGCTGGACCAGTACCGAGAGATGCTCCATAGTTAG
- the ispG gene encoding flavodoxin-dependent (E)-4-hydroxy-3-methylbut-2-enyl-diphosphate synthase: MIRRRMSRPISIGDVTVGGGAPVVVQSMAKTDTRDARATIKQIRRLEEFGCQIVRLAVPDGEAAASIPTIKHLISIPLIADIHFDHRLALLALEGGVDGLRLNPGNISDPEQIKEVVLAAKERNVPIRIGVNAGSLPPAENKEQTIVERMVGSALEQIKLLESLNFELIKVSLKAFDVPDTVAANQALAERMPYPIHLGITEAGTTRGGVIRSAAGIGILLHHGIGDTIRVSLTGDPCEEVSAGYEILKALDLSQRGPTLISCPSCGRTEVDIIGLANAVEDRLSKLKKSIKVAVMGCVVNGPGEARDADVGIACGKGRGVIFRNGKQVCTVDEADFLSALMAEVDRV, translated from the coding sequence ATGATACGGCGCCGCATGTCCCGACCTATTAGCATCGGAGATGTCACCGTGGGAGGGGGGGCGCCGGTGGTGGTGCAGTCGATGGCCAAGACTGACACCCGCGATGCAAGGGCAACCATCAAGCAAATTCGCAGGCTGGAAGAATTCGGCTGCCAGATTGTACGGCTGGCTGTCCCCGACGGCGAGGCTGCCGCATCCATCCCCACCATAAAGCACCTGATATCCATCCCGCTAATCGCCGACATCCATTTCGACCACCGCCTCGCCCTCCTGGCCCTGGAGGGCGGAGTCGACGGGTTGCGCCTGAATCCGGGGAACATCTCCGACCCGGAGCAGATCAAAGAGGTAGTTCTGGCAGCTAAAGAGCGGAACGTACCCATCAGGATCGGGGTGAACGCCGGAAGCTTGCCCCCCGCAGAGAACAAGGAACAGACTATCGTGGAGCGAATGGTAGGTTCAGCACTAGAGCAGATCAAGCTGCTCGAGAGCCTCAATTTCGAGCTGATCAAGGTGTCCCTAAAGGCCTTCGATGTTCCCGATACAGTGGCGGCGAACCAGGCGCTGGCTGAGCGTATGCCCTATCCCATCCACCTGGGTATCACCGAGGCGGGCACCACAAGAGGCGGAGTAATCAGGAGTGCCGCCGGCATCGGCATTCTACTGCATCACGGGATCGGGGACACCATCCGCGTGTCGCTCACCGGTGACCCGTGTGAGGAGGTGAGCGCCGGCTACGAGATCCTTAAAGCGCTCGACCTGAGCCAGCGCGGCCCCACGCTGATAAGCTGCCCCTCGTGCGGGCGCACCGAGGTGGATATAATAGGGCTGGCCAATGCTGTAGAAGATCGCCTTTCCAAGCTAAAAAAGTCGATAAAGGTGGCGGTAATGGGGTGCGTTGTGAACGGCCCCGGCGAGGCGAGAGACGCTGACGTGGGCATCGCCTGCGGCAAGGGGCGCGGCGTCATCTTCCGCAACGGGAAGCAGGTGTGCACCGTAGATGAGGCCGATTTTCTGAGCGCACTAATGGCAGAGGTGGATAGGGTATAA
- the rseP gene encoding RIP metalloprotease RseP, producing the protein MSVFISILIFLAILIVAIVVHELGHFITAKRCKVKVEELGLGLPPRIPRLSFKRGETIYSLNFLPLGGFCRMAGEEDPDVPGSLAGKSLKVRFLVLSAGSLFMLLFPVLLLPLAYMIPMERPVEDGGVQVISVATDSPAELAGIESGDIIREIDGEEVKTLDEVHQAVDTKLGEEVNLLLLRDDTLLEKTLIPREEYPKDEGAMGIQMGYIMETSAYLPWEAIPKGLGEYGQLLVAAKDAFASLIAGEVPLQDAVAGPIGIAQMTGEVAELGAEPLIRLAALISVSLAIVNLLPIPGLDGGRIVFVAIEGIRRGKRISANKENLVHLIGFAVLIMLIVLVSYNDVMRLIRGEGFIQ; encoded by the coding sequence ATGAGCGTATTTATAAGCATACTCATATTCTTAGCCATTCTTATCGTAGCCATAGTGGTCCACGAACTGGGTCACTTTATTACCGCCAAGCGCTGCAAAGTGAAGGTTGAGGAGCTAGGTTTGGGGTTACCTCCTCGCATCCCTCGCCTAAGTTTCAAGCGGGGGGAAACGATCTACTCGCTAAACTTTCTCCCCCTCGGCGGCTTTTGCCGCATGGCCGGGGAGGAAGACCCCGATGTACCGGGCAGCCTGGCGGGGAAGAGCTTGAAGGTGAGGTTCCTCGTCCTCAGTGCCGGGTCTCTCTTCATGCTCCTGTTTCCCGTCCTCCTGCTCCCACTCGCCTATATGATACCGATGGAACGCCCGGTGGAGGATGGGGGGGTGCAGGTCATAAGCGTCGCCACGGACTCGCCAGCCGAATTAGCCGGCATCGAAAGTGGAGACATTATCCGTGAAATCGACGGTGAAGAAGTGAAGACCCTGGACGAGGTGCATCAAGCGGTAGATACCAAGCTTGGTGAAGAGGTCAACCTGCTTCTATTACGAGATGACACCCTACTGGAGAAGACCCTGATCCCGCGGGAGGAATACCCCAAAGACGAAGGGGCTATGGGTATCCAGATGGGCTATATAATGGAAACCAGCGCCTATCTACCATGGGAAGCCATCCCCAAGGGCCTGGGCGAGTATGGGCAGTTGTTGGTGGCAGCCAAAGATGCCTTCGCCAGCCTCATTGCAGGGGAAGTGCCATTGCAAGACGCTGTAGCCGGCCCCATTGGCATAGCCCAGATGACCGGCGAGGTGGCCGAACTGGGAGCTGAGCCCCTCATCCGCCTTGCCGCTCTAATCAGTGTTAGCCTGGCCATAGTAAATCTGCTCCCCATCCCCGGCCTTGATGGGGGAAGAATCGTTTTTGTCGCTATCGAGGGTATCCGGCGGGGAAAGAGAATATCGGCGAACAAGGAGAACCTTGTCCACCTAATCGGCTTCGCCGTATTAATAATGCTGATCGTTCTGGTAAGCTATAATGATGTGATGCGCCTCATAAGGGGAGAAGGTTTCATCCAATGA
- the infB gene encoding translation initiation factor IF-2, which translates to MARRRQNRARPAPKRRKFPRAKTAEEVTAPTKAEGKRQIKLPPSITVKQFADLVEVSAVEAIKQLMRNGIMASINQAIDHDTAAIIASDLGYEVLKERGQGTTSDQKLEKYRQFQEDDTGVKKPRPPIVTIMGHVDHGKTSLLDAIRETNVTTTEVGEITQHIGAYQADIHGQMITFLDTPGHEAFTAMRAHGAQITDIAILVVAADDGVMPQTLEAMAHARAAGVPIVVAINKVDKPDANLQRVKQQLADHELLIEEWGGEVVCVPVSAKKREGISELLENLLIVAELEELKANPDRRAAGVVIEAKLDKTKGALATVLIQTGTLKAGDPFLVGDTWGKVKAMFNDKGKHIRKAGPASPVEILGMDSVPQAGDILTVFATEKEARTQAQKRQEQKRLALTSAKPLSLSNFYSQMHEGKVKELSIILKTDVQGSIEPIKTSLERLNNDEVKVNILHSDSGSITEGDVLLALASNGIVLGFNARPEPGARQLADSEGVDIRYYEIIYNLVDDVEKAMKGMLEPTYVEVVEGHVEVRAIFSARGSKVAGVYVTDGKISRGSLARVMRQGETIFESSVNSLKRFKDDVKDVASGFECGIGIEGYSDFEAGDIVELYKMEKE; encoded by the coding sequence ATGGCGAGAAGAAGACAGAATAGGGCTAGGCCAGCTCCAAAAAGGCGCAAATTTCCCAGGGCGAAGACGGCTGAAGAGGTAACTGCCCCCACCAAAGCGGAGGGTAAGCGCCAAATCAAGCTCCCCCCTTCCATCACCGTGAAGCAATTCGCCGATCTCGTCGAAGTGAGTGCAGTTGAAGCAATAAAGCAACTGATGAGAAACGGCATCATGGCCAGCATTAACCAGGCAATCGACCACGATACGGCAGCGATTATAGCCTCAGATCTCGGCTATGAGGTGCTAAAGGAGAGAGGGCAGGGGACGACATCAGACCAGAAACTAGAGAAGTATCGGCAGTTTCAGGAGGACGATACCGGTGTGAAAAAGCCCCGACCCCCCATAGTCACCATAATGGGGCATGTAGACCACGGTAAAACCAGCCTCCTCGATGCCATACGTGAGACCAATGTGACCACCACCGAGGTAGGCGAGATCACCCAGCATATCGGCGCCTATCAAGCAGATATCCATGGACAAATGATAACCTTCCTCGACACCCCGGGGCACGAAGCCTTTACTGCGATGCGGGCACACGGGGCTCAGATAACCGATATTGCCATCCTGGTGGTCGCCGCCGACGATGGGGTAATGCCTCAAACCCTGGAGGCTATGGCTCACGCGCGTGCCGCTGGCGTGCCCATTGTGGTTGCCATCAACAAGGTTGATAAGCCAGATGCCAACCTGCAACGGGTAAAGCAGCAGCTTGCCGACCATGAGCTGCTTATCGAGGAGTGGGGCGGCGAAGTGGTTTGCGTCCCGGTCTCGGCAAAAAAGCGAGAGGGCATCTCAGAACTCCTGGAGAACCTGCTCATCGTGGCCGAGCTTGAAGAGCTCAAAGCAAACCCAGATCGACGTGCCGCGGGCGTGGTCATTGAGGCAAAGCTGGATAAAACCAAGGGTGCACTGGCAACTGTGCTGATCCAAACCGGTACCCTGAAAGCAGGTGATCCCTTCCTGGTGGGAGACACCTGGGGCAAGGTAAAGGCAATGTTCAACGACAAGGGGAAGCACATCAGAAAGGCAGGTCCGGCGAGCCCGGTTGAGATCCTGGGGATGGATAGCGTCCCCCAGGCAGGCGATATCCTCACCGTGTTTGCCACCGAGAAGGAGGCGCGCACCCAGGCCCAGAAGCGCCAGGAGCAAAAAAGGCTTGCCCTTACCTCGGCTAAACCCCTTAGCTTGAGCAACTTCTACTCTCAAATGCATGAGGGGAAGGTGAAGGAGCTTAGTATCATCTTAAAGACCGATGTTCAGGGAAGCATCGAACCGATAAAAACCTCACTGGAGCGACTGAACAACGACGAGGTTAAGGTGAATATCCTCCACTCCGACAGCGGGAGTATCACCGAGGGCGATGTGCTCCTTGCCCTCGCCTCTAACGGGATCGTTCTCGGGTTTAACGCCCGTCCCGAGCCGGGGGCCAGACAGCTCGCCGATAGCGAGGGTGTAGACATCCGCTACTATGAGATAATCTATAACCTGGTGGACGATGTAGAGAAGGCGATGAAAGGGATGCTGGAGCCCACCTACGTCGAGGTGGTAGAAGGACACGTTGAGGTGCGAGCCATCTTTTCCGCACGAGGGAGCAAGGTGGCAGGGGTATATGTTACCGATGGCAAGATAAGCAGAGGGTCGCTGGCCAGGGTAATGCGCCAGGGTGAGACCATTTTTGAATCTAGCGTTAATAGCCTGAAGCGGTTTAAGGACGATGTCAAAGATGTTGCCAGCGGATTTGAGTGCGGCATTGGCATCGAGGGCTACAGCGACTTCGAGGCGGGTGACATAGTGGAACTCTATAAAATGGAAAAGGAATAG
- the nusA gene encoding transcription termination factor NusA, producing MAKTKSEFVLATTQLAAEKNLPREIVLEVVEAALVSAFRKNSFGATQEISVKINPDTGAITVFAEKTVVDAVTDSRCELSLDEAKKINQHAQLDDKFMVEATPQNAGRIAAQTAKQVVLQRLREAERELVFEEFSDRESELVTGIVQRIEPRQITLDLGRTEGVLPTSEQVRTERYRVGQRLKAYIIEVNRTGRGPQVVVSRTHRNLLLRLLELEVPELHSGIIELKSIAREAGHRSKIAVSARQPDVDPIGSCVGLRGIRIQNIVNELNGEKIDIVEWNPDPATFIAHALSPAQVVSVSVNSEEKTATVVVPDRQLSLAIGREGQNARLAARLTGWRIDIKSASVAEAEEAAPAEPPPPEKEALVEEPEVPVEMEQPEVADTEKDVALLTPEELVPEQEAVETVPVGKLAPIEEAPFEAPTPQLRFAEDILPAKAPKPDKKSKKGKRSKKKVVEEDRQKGVAKPKTRYAPKIPIDEDEFEEL from the coding sequence TTGGCAAAGACGAAGAGCGAATTCGTGCTCGCCACCACCCAGCTCGCTGCCGAGAAGAATCTGCCTCGAGAGATCGTTCTGGAGGTTGTGGAGGCTGCCTTGGTTTCCGCTTTCAGAAAAAACAGCTTCGGAGCAACCCAGGAGATCTCGGTAAAGATCAATCCAGACACCGGTGCGATAACCGTGTTCGCCGAGAAGACAGTAGTGGATGCTGTAACCGACTCCCGCTGCGAGCTATCTCTGGATGAGGCTAAGAAAATAAACCAGCACGCTCAGCTTGATGATAAATTCATGGTGGAGGCAACCCCTCAAAATGCCGGGCGTATCGCCGCCCAGACAGCCAAACAGGTGGTGCTCCAGCGCCTGCGCGAGGCGGAGCGGGAGCTCGTCTTCGAGGAGTTCTCCGATCGCGAGAGCGAGCTCGTTACCGGGATTGTGCAACGAATCGAGCCCCGGCAGATTACCCTCGACCTGGGAAGGACCGAGGGCGTACTTCCCACCTCGGAGCAGGTTCGCACCGAGCGTTATCGCGTGGGGCAAAGGCTCAAGGCATATATTATAGAGGTCAACCGTACGGGTAGAGGACCTCAGGTCGTGGTATCGCGCACCCATCGAAATCTGCTGCTTCGCCTCCTCGAACTGGAGGTGCCGGAGCTCCATAGCGGCATCATTGAGCTAAAGTCCATTGCCCGGGAAGCGGGACATCGCAGCAAGATCGCCGTCTCTGCGCGGCAACCGGACGTCGATCCCATCGGCTCCTGTGTCGGGCTGCGCGGTATTAGAATACAAAACATCGTCAACGAGCTAAATGGCGAAAAGATCGATATAGTGGAGTGGAATCCCGACCCGGCGACCTTCATAGCCCATGCCCTGAGCCCCGCTCAGGTGGTGAGCGTTTCGGTCAATAGCGAGGAGAAGACAGCCACTGTAGTTGTGCCCGACCGCCAACTATCCCTCGCCATTGGCAGAGAGGGACAGAATGCCAGGCTCGCTGCCCGGCTAACCGGATGGCGCATAGATATAAAGAGCGCCTCAGTAGCCGAGGCGGAGGAGGCAGCACCCGCCGAACCGCCTCCTCCTGAAAAGGAAGCCTTAGTTGAGGAACCCGAGGTGCCGGTTGAAATGGAGCAACCGGAAGTCGCTGACACTGAGAAAGACGTTGCATTGCTCACCCCAGAGGAACTCGTTCCTGAGCAAGAAGCGGTGGAGACAGTCCCGGTTGGGAAGTTAGCACCGATTGAAGAAGCCCCATTTGAGGCCCCAACCCCGCAGCTTCGCTTCGCTGAGGACATCCTCCCCGCGAAAGCACCTAAACCCGATAAAAAGTCAAAGAAGGGCAAGAGGAGCAAGAAAAAGGTGGTAGAAGAAGACAGGCAAAAGGGGGTGGCCAAACCCAAGACTCGCTATGCTCCTAAAATCCCTATCGATGAAGATGAGTTCGAGGAACTGTAA
- the rbfA gene encoding 30S ribosome-binding factor RbfA, whose translation MSRRTQRLNDLIQEEISELLRRQIKDPRLGCFLTVTQVDTSPDLRYAKVFISIMGSDEEKQKAMAGLASASSFLYRELRGRLSLHRTPRLIFYQDDSIERGAQVLHLIKEVKGREETDIER comes from the coding sequence ATGAGCAGGCGAACCCAGCGGCTTAACGACCTGATCCAAGAGGAGATAAGCGAACTGCTTCGCCGCCAGATTAAGGACCCTAGACTGGGCTGCTTTCTCACGGTTACACAGGTAGATACCTCCCCGGACCTGAGATATGCCAAAGTCTTTATCAGCATCATGGGCAGCGATGAGGAGAAGCAGAAGGCGATGGCTGGTTTGGCCTCCGCATCCAGCTTCCTCTACCGGGAGCTCAGGGGGCGGCTCTCATTGCACCGCACGCCGCGGCTGATCTTTTATCAGGATGATTCCATCGAGCGGGGTGCTCAGGTCCTCCACCTAATAAAAGAGGTCAAAGGCAGAGAAGAAACCGATATTGAGCGTTAA
- a CDS encoding inositol-3-phosphate synthase, with protein MGKINVAIIGIGNCASSLVQGVYYYRDAVENERVAGLMHVNLGGYHISDINFVAAFDISKQKVGKDLANAIYAPLNNTFKFCQVPRTGVKVCRGMTHDGLGKYLSQVIAKAPGSTENIVDILKETRTDVVVNYLPVGSEEATKWYIEQVLTAGCGFVNCIPVFIAREKYWQNRFSERGLPIVGDDIKSQVGATITHRVLTNLFRERGVKLERTYQLNFGGNTDFLNMLERERLESKRISKTEAVTSQLDSKIHPDNIHVGPSDYVPWLGDRKFCHIRMEGRTFGDVPLNIEVKLEVWDSPNSAGVVVDAIRCCKLAMDRGISGALIGPSAYFMKSPPVQYTDDEARRMAEEFIAGDSE; from the coding sequence TTGGGCAAGATAAATGTGGCAATAATTGGCATAGGGAACTGCGCCTCGTCGCTAGTGCAAGGCGTTTACTACTACCGAGATGCGGTAGAGAATGAGCGGGTCGCCGGTCTGATGCATGTTAACCTCGGGGGCTACCATATCAGTGACATCAACTTCGTGGCCGCCTTCGATATCTCCAAGCAAAAGGTGGGCAAGGATCTAGCCAATGCGATCTATGCCCCGTTAAATAATACCTTCAAATTCTGCCAGGTGCCCCGCACCGGGGTGAAAGTATGCCGGGGGATGACCCATGATGGGCTGGGCAAATACCTCTCCCAGGTAATTGCTAAAGCCCCAGGCTCCACCGAAAATATCGTTGATATCCTCAAGGAAACCCGTACCGATGTGGTAGTCAACTACCTACCTGTAGGAAGCGAAGAGGCCACCAAGTGGTATATCGAGCAGGTGCTCACCGCAGGCTGCGGCTTTGTCAACTGCATTCCGGTGTTCATTGCGAGGGAAAAATACTGGCAGAACAGGTTCAGCGAACGAGGGTTGCCGATAGTCGGCGACGACATAAAGAGTCAGGTGGGGGCTACCATCACCCACCGCGTGCTCACCAACCTATTTCGGGAACGCGGTGTCAAACTGGAGCGAACCTATCAGCTAAACTTCGGCGGCAATACCGATTTTCTAAATATGCTGGAGCGGGAGCGACTGGAGTCAAAGCGTATCTCCAAAACCGAGGCGGTAACCTCGCAATTGGACTCCAAAATCCATCCGGATAATATACACGTAGGGCCCAGCGACTATGTCCCCTGGCTCGGAGACCGCAAATTCTGCCACATCCGCATGGAGGGACGCACCTTCGGCGACGTTCCCCTCAATATCGAGGTTAAGCTTGAGGTATGGGACAGTCCCAACTCAGCAGGGGTAGTGGTAGACGCCATCCGCTGCTGCAAGCTGGCCATGGACCGCGGTATCAGCGGGGCGCTTATCGGGCCATCGGCATATTTCATGAAATCGCCCCCGGTTCAATATACAGACGATGAAGCCAGAAGAATGGCAGAGGAATTCATCGCCGGAGATAGCGAGTGA
- a CDS encoding DUF5679 domain-containing protein, translating into MQAYCFKCRTKVEIKDSQKVTLKNGRPATRGVCPKCGTKVFRIGKS; encoded by the coding sequence ATGCAGGCATATTGCTTTAAATGCAGAACCAAGGTTGAGATTAAGGATTCACAAAAGGTTACCCTGAAGAATGGCAGACCGGCGACACGGGGTGTATGTCCCAAATGCGGAACAAAGGTCTTCCGCATCGGCAAATCTTGA
- a CDS encoding histidinol phosphate phosphatase domain-containing protein, which translates to MYDFHTHTSLSDGALSPMELIHRALDQDYQAIALTDHAGLGYLERVIAETAGDCALARAHWPILAIPGVELTHLPPQAIGEIAMRAKELGAWLVVIHGESIIEPVQKGTNKAALQCPYVDILAHPGLITHEEAEMAANADIFLEISARKGHSLANGHVAQMARLTGAKLLINSDAHEEADLLTPPLARQIARAAGLDEIEIDEILITNAQALLKRLPEQGRT; encoded by the coding sequence GTGTACGATTTTCACACCCATACCTCTCTCAGTGATGGTGCCCTATCACCGATGGAACTGATCCACCGAGCCCTGGACCAGGACTACCAGGCCATCGCGCTCACCGACCATGCAGGTCTTGGCTATCTGGAGCGGGTCATCGCGGAGACCGCCGGGGATTGCGCCCTGGCGCGAGCGCACTGGCCGATTCTGGCGATCCCAGGCGTTGAGCTTACCCACCTCCCCCCCCAGGCAATCGGCGAGATCGCCATGCGGGCCAAAGAGCTGGGAGCCTGGCTGGTGGTGATCCACGGCGAATCCATCATTGAACCGGTACAGAAAGGCACTAACAAAGCAGCGCTTCAGTGTCCTTATGTTGATATTCTGGCACACCCCGGCCTCATCACTCATGAGGAGGCTGAAATGGCCGCCAACGCTGACATCTTCCTCGAAATTAGCGCCCGAAAGGGGCACTCGCTCGCCAATGGTCACGTGGCTCAAATGGCACGGCTTACCGGGGCCAAACTCCTTATCAACTCGGATGCTCACGAGGAAGCAGACCTGCTAACCCCTCCTTTAGCCCGCCAAATTGCCCGGGCGGCTGGCCTGGATGAAATAGAGATCGATGAAATACTCATCACCAATGCTCAAGCATTATTGAAAAGGCTGCCAGAGCAAGGCCGGACCTAA
- a CDS encoding proline--tRNA ligase — translation MRLSKLFGKTLRQTPAEADNVSHQLLLKAGMIHQLAAGVYSYMPLALRALRKIENIIREEMDAVGGQELQMPVLQPLEIWQETERDLAFGKGLFTLTDRRERALVLGPTHEEVITKLVRSNVQSYRDLPLLLYQIQTKFRDEPRPRGGLMRVREFGMKDLYSFDTNEEALDSTYKKLIGAYSRIYERCGLASVMVEADSGAIGGKESHEFMVIAESGEDVILSCPKCDYAANVEKAESMKTEVKNGEMLPLEEVATPGKVTIEEVAKFLGVPERQTLKAVFYAADGEIVFVAIRGDLEVNEVKLKNALGCHELRLATEEEVANAGLVAGSASPLGLSGVKRVADTSITSGANLVAGANKPDTHIRNVNYPRDFTIDLMLDIATAGAGEGCPRCGAPLSTSRGIEVGHVFKLGSFFSERIGATFLDRDGVVHPILMGCYGIGIGRLLAAAIEQYHDENGIVWPVPIAPYQVHLCPLSTDNKEVAAGAESLYAELRREGLEVLLDDRKESPGVKLNDADLLGMPIRAVLSPRTLKEGSVEVKTRQEKQAVLVPLEEASAKITAILFSK, via the coding sequence GTGAGACTATCAAAGCTGTTCGGTAAGACGTTACGCCAGACGCCGGCGGAGGCGGATAATGTAAGCCATCAACTGCTGCTCAAGGCAGGGATGATACACCAACTGGCAGCGGGAGTCTACAGCTATATGCCCCTGGCCTTGCGGGCGCTCAGGAAGATCGAGAACATCATCCGTGAGGAGATGGATGCGGTAGGCGGTCAGGAGCTGCAGATGCCGGTGCTCCAGCCGCTGGAGATATGGCAGGAGACAGAGCGCGATCTGGCCTTCGGCAAGGGCCTCTTTACCCTGACCGACCGCCGCGAGCGAGCGCTCGTTCTCGGACCCACCCATGAGGAGGTGATTACCAAGCTGGTGCGGAGCAACGTGCAGAGCTACAGAGACCTCCCCTTGCTGCTGTATCAAATACAGACCAAGTTTCGCGATGAGCCGCGCCCCAGAGGGGGCCTGATGCGCGTGCGCGAGTTCGGCATGAAGGATTTATATAGCTTCGACACCAATGAGGAGGCACTGGATAGCACCTATAAAAAGTTGATCGGAGCCTACAGTAGAATCTATGAGCGCTGCGGCCTCGCTTCCGTAATGGTGGAGGCCGATAGCGGCGCCATAGGGGGAAAGGAGTCCCACGAATTCATGGTCATCGCCGAAAGCGGAGAGGATGTCATCCTCTCCTGCCCCAAATGTGACTACGCTGCGAATGTGGAGAAAGCGGAGAGCATGAAGACAGAGGTTAAAAATGGCGAGATGCTTCCCCTGGAGGAGGTGGCTACCCCGGGCAAGGTAACCATCGAAGAGGTGGCAAAGTTCCTCGGCGTCCCCGAGAGACAGACCCTCAAAGCGGTGTTCTACGCCGCCGATGGAGAGATAGTATTCGTCGCCATCAGGGGCGACCTCGAAGTAAACGAGGTGAAGCTGAAGAACGCCCTCGGCTGCCATGAGCTTCGCCTAGCCACCGAGGAGGAGGTAGCGAATGCGGGCCTGGTGGCAGGCTCCGCCTCTCCCCTAGGGCTCAGCGGTGTCAAGCGGGTTGCCGACACCTCGATAACCTCCGGGGCAAACCTGGTTGCCGGGGCAAATAAGCCCGATACACATATCAGAAACGTCAACTACCCTAGGGATTTCACCATCGACCTGATGTTGGACATCGCCACCGCCGGTGCTGGCGAGGGATGCCCCAGATGCGGCGCTCCGCTTAGCACCAGCCGTGGCATCGAGGTGGGGCATGTCTTCAAACTGGGCAGCTTCTTCAGCGAGCGGATTGGTGCCACCTTCCTCGACCGCGATGGGGTGGTGCACCCCATCCTCATGGGTTGCTACGGCATCGGCATCGGGAGACTCCTCGCAGCCGCTATCGAGCAGTATCACGATGAAAACGGCATCGTCTGGCCCGTCCCCATCGCTCCCTATCAGGTTCACCTCTGCCCACTATCCACGGACAACAAGGAGGTGGCGGCAGGCGCGGAGAGCCTCTATGCCGAGCTTAGGCGGGAGGGGCTGGAGGTTCTATTGGACGACCGCAAGGAATCGCCCGGCGTAAAACTCAACGACGCCGACCTTCTCGGTATGCCCATAAGAGCTGTCCTAAGCCCCAGAACCCTTAAAGAGGGGAGTGTGGAGGTGAAGACGAGACAGGAGAAACAGGCAGTTCTGGTGCCCCTAGAAGAGGCGAGCGCAAAAATCACGGCAATACTCTTTTCCAAATAG